AACCTCAATTTTTTCTCATCTTTGGTAAATCGAAGGCCCTGTAATTCCAAATGTTGGGCATCGACAGGATTTTTAACGATTTTAGTAATTTGAGCGGCGAGGTTGTCATTGTTGAAAAGAAGATCTTTCTTTTTCAGCGCAGGGTTTACAATGTACCAGTTTCTTCCCTGCGGACTTGCGTAATCATACCAAAAGCGATCGGAAAAATTGATCCAATTTGGTTTGATGCTCGTCGAAAAAATCATTTTCTTTAATTTTTCAGGGGAGAATTTTGCAGCCAACTGATAATTGGACTTGATAGGCGCTTCCTTTGCCTGTTGTGCAGTGCTCACATAGGGCAATAAGCTCGCCGCTAAGATAAAGTAGTACTTATGCATTAATAATATAGATAATTGTATAATAATGGTTCTGAACGTAAAAATATCTATTATTAGCTTCTTTTGCGAATGATTCGTGTAATAATCCTATGATGGATAGAAGTTTTCATTGAAATTAACCAGGAAAAGTTCCTTTGTTGCCCGGGTAACCCCGGTGTACAACCATCTTAAAAATTCAAGATCCAACATATCATCGTTTATATAGCCTTGGTCGACAAAGACGATTGGCCATTGGCCGCCCTGTGCTTTATGGCAGGTAATTGCAAATGCAAATTTAATCTGAAGCGCATTATAATAGGGATCTTTTTTGATTGCTTCGAGCCTGTCCTTCTTGTCCATGATATCGGCATAGTCCAAAGCAATCTCTTCGTATAGTGTTTTTTGGGTTTCGTAAGGCAGATTGGGGCTGTCTGTATAAAGGCTGTCTAAGATAACGCGGCAAGTGATGGGTTCTATTTCGTCGATGTCTACAAATTCAAGTGTCACATCTGCAAATCGAAATCCATGCTGATCGTGGATGTTACTTACTTTTCGTACTTTGGCCATATCGCCGTTTGCAATAAATCCATCGCCCATGTTGTTTTCCTGTAGCCAGAAGTAGTTGTTCTTTACAACCATAATATAATCTCCGCCCGTCAGTTCCTCGTCCCGGAACAAAATCCGGTTCCTTATATTCTGATTGTATAAATTTGCCGATCGATTTGAACGGCAGATAATCATTGTATTTTCGAGTCCATATTTATCATATGCATAGTTTATTCCCTCTATTAACCGTTCACCTGTCATTCTGTAAAGGTCTTTAAATCCTTTTGTTATGAATTTTGGGAAGGGAAAATCATCTTGACCTTCCTCTGCCGAGGTTATCTCCTCACGTATTTTAGTTGCATTATACAGTATGCCAGAGTCTTTGGACTGACGGACAACCGTGGTCAGCTCAAAAGGATAAACGCAAAGATGAAATTCACTTTCGAGATAGCTCGGATTTAAGGCAGGACTATCCAAGAGTCCTACAGGAGGTAGTTGAGCCGTATCTCCAACAAATAATAAGGTACAGTTCTTCCCCGATTGTACATAACGGATCAAATCGTCCAATAGGCTTGCCGAAAATGCATTCACAGGCGCGTTGGATATCATTGAAGCTTCATCGATGATAAATAAAGTGTCTTCGTGCAGGTTCTCCGCCAAGGTAAAATCCAGCTGATATGATACGGCAGATTTCTTTCGGTATATTTTCTTGTGTATTGTCAGTGCTTTGCGACCAGAATAATAGGTGATCACTTTTGCCGCCCTGCCCGTTGGCGCCAGT
The Sphingobacterium multivorum genome window above contains:
- a CDS encoding ATP-dependent DNA helicase translates to MFIKNLLIQQFPWQATEQQLEAFELLQEFLLAFDKQSCFVLRGYAGTGKTTLISALVKVLPALRKKAVLLAPTGRAAKVITYYSGRKALTIHKKIYRKKSAVSYQLDFTLAENLHEDTLFIIDEASMISNAPVNAFSASLLDDLIRYVQSGKNCTLLFVGDTAQLPPVGLLDSPALNPSYLESEFHLCVYPFELTTVVRQSKDSGILYNATKIREEITSAEEGQDDFPFPKFITKGFKDLYRMTGERLIEGINYAYDKYGLENTMIICRSNRSANLYNQNIRNRILFRDEELTGGDYIMVVKNNYFWLQENNMGDGFIANGDMAKVRKVSNIHDQHGFRFADVTLEFVDIDEIEPITCRVILDSLYTDSPNLPYETQKTLYEEIALDYADIMDKKDRLEAIKKDPYYNALQIKFAFAITCHKAQGGQWPIVFVDQGYINDDMLDLEFLRWLYTGVTRATKELFLVNFNENFYPS